DNA from Puniceicoccus vermicola:
CTCTCGATATCCTGGTCCGTATTGTAGAGAACCGTCGAATAACCATTGCTGAACAAGTGGGCCTGGATCTCAGAAATCAAACGAGAAGTCGACTCCGCCTCGCTGTTCCCGATGACAATCGCAACCAGGCGAATTTTTCCCTGAATCACACCGTGAACCAGTTGATTGGGTCGATACTGCAATCGATTCGCCAAATCCATGATGCGCTGACGTGTCTTAACATCAACCACATCCTGATTCCGCAGAGCTCTGGAAACCGTTGCAGTCGACACACCGGCCAAATCTGCAATTTGTTTCATCGATACGATCTTTCCCGCCATCACCACAGGAAATATAGCCGATCCACTATCTTCAACACTGATTTTACAAATTTGCTTTGGACATCGGATAAAACCTGAAATAGACCTTATCTTGCAATGCATTTCAATCGAATTTTACCATCCAATCGAAAACTAAAGCCCAAGACAGAAGAATGCCTACCACCGCCAATTCCACCCTCAATGTAATCTACATCCATACCCACGACATGGGTCGATACATTGCCCCCTACGGCTTTCCTGTTCCCACACCAAATCTCCAGGATTTCACCCGGGAATCGACTCTTTTCCGCCAGGCTTATTGCTGCGCCCCCACCTGTTCTCCGAGTCGGGCGGCGCTCCTCACTGGACAGACGGCGCATGAATCGGGCATGTGGGGCCTAGCTCACCTTGGGTTCACACTCGAACATCCCGAACGGCACCTAGCCGCGTTTCTCCGTGAAAAAGGTTTCGAAACGGTTCTCTGCGGCATTCAGCACGAATTCAGCGATGAGGCTGAAAAACCGTACGATTTCATCTACGCCGAACAATAAACGTTCTAGCCGAGCCGAGGAACGAGGCTCGGACTTGAACGATGGTTGGACAAGCCGCTGAGCGCCTTTGGTCTACGGTCGGCTTATGCGTTTTCTATCAGGCTCGTTTTTGCCTGACCGTTTTTTCCGGGCCGGAGATGACGGTTGGTTTTGGGTAGGTTTTCGAGAGATCGAGCTGACCCGGGGTAGTGGCGAAGGGCGTCCGATCGGTTTTTCGGGTCCTTATCTGTCGTATTTTTGGGATGGGCACAAAGTAGCTGGGGCTCCGGCGGGGCATCGACGGAGATCAACGGGGTGCGGCTGGTCATGGAAGAGTTCATGCGGCCACGGCGTGGAAGAAGTGTTCGTTACGATGGGCTGGAGGGGCCCGGGGCATCTTTTTGATTTTGCGCATGGGGCATCCGCAGCGCGGGCAGGCGATCTCCCGTCCATGGACCGGTGTGGATTCCGGGGGTGGTTGGAGTTTGGCATCGAGCAGGAGCTGAAGCCATAGCAGGTTGGAGTTTGGCATCGAGCAGGAGCTGAAGCCATAGCAGGCGGGGCTTGCCCCGTGCGTGGAGGAATCCGCGGTAGCGGATGCGGTGGAAGCGCTCGGGCAAGGCGTGGAGGAGGAACCTGCGGACGAACTCGACTCCGTTCATGACCCGGGGTTCGAAGGATCCGGTATCGCGGTTTTTGATACGGATACGGACGCGGTTTCCCTCGAGGGCGAGGATACGATGATCGGAGATGACGCTGCGACGGATGTATTGCCCGAGGATGGCGGTTGGTTTTGGGGAGGTTTTCGAGAGATCGAGCTGACCCGGGGTAGTGGCGAAGGGCGTCCGATCGGTTTTTCGGATCCATTTCTGTCGTATTCATGGGGTGGGCACAGAGGAACCGGGCTCCGGCGGGGCATCGACGGAGATCAACGGGGTGCGGCTGGTCATGAAAGAGTTCATGCGGCCACGGCGTGGAAGAAGTGTTCGTTACGATGGGCTGGAGGGGCCCGGGGCATCTTTTTGATTTTGCGCATGGGGCCTCCGCAGCGCGGGCAGGCGATCTCCCGTCCATGGACCGGTGTGGATTCCGGGGGTGGTTGGAGTTTGGCATCGAGCAGGAGCTGAAGCCATAGCAGGCGGGGCTTGCCCCGTGCGTGGAGGAATCCGCGGTAGCGGATGCGGTGGAAGCGATCGGGCAAGGCGTGGAGGAGGAAGCGGCGGACGAACTCGACTCCGTCGAGGGTCCGGGTTTCGAAGGATACCGTATCGCGGTTTTTGATACGGATACGGACGCGGTTTCCCTCGAGGGCGAGGATACGATGATCGGAGATGACGCTGCGACGGATGTATTGCCCGAGATACTTGACGGCGTTCTCGCCGTTTCCGGCCCGGTCGACATCGGCGTTCCAGTCGGTTTTGGCGAGCTTCCAGAACAGTTCGTCTCGGATCGGCCCGTGGTCCCGGAGGGCGTTCGTCAAAAGGGTGCGCAAGCGGATGGCCAGTGGCTGGGCGTGGATAAGGAACTTCGGACTCTTCGGATGCTTGAGCTTCCAGCGCTCATCCAGACCAACGGCCG
Protein-coding regions in this window:
- a CDS encoding sulfatase-like hydrolase/transferase, coding for MPTTANSTLNVIYIHTHDMGRYIAPYGFPVPTPNLQDFTRESTLFRQAYCCAPTCSPSRAALLTGQTAHESGMWGLAHLGFTLEHPERHLAAFLREKGFETVLCGIQHEFSDEAEKPYDFIYAEQ
- a CDS encoding transposase — encoded protein: MRQKWIRKTDRTPFATTPGQLDLSKTSPKPTAILGQYIRRSVISDHRILALEGNRVRIRIKNRDTGSFEPRVMNGVEFVRRFLLHALPERFHRIRYRGFLHARGKPRLLWLQLLLDAKLQPAMASAPARCQTPTTPGIHTGPWTGDRLPALRMPHAQNQKDAPGPSSPS
- a CDS encoding IS91 family transposase, translated to MSGIGQLRCPREGESRPLTVARVIERFAPAYWERYGSRMRLEQRKALQAILQCRTPALGGHRYACGCGHEHHAFHSCNHRLCPRCGAADTQEWVRKQLGKLLPVPYYLVTFTVPSELRSVMLGNRQAMELLMGCSARALNELLADPARGCRFDHAGFFGVYQSWTQDMRFHPHVHYVVPAVGLDERWKLKHPKSPKFLIHAQPLAIRLRTLLTNALRDHGPIRDELFWKLAKTDWNADVDRAGNGENAVKYLGQYIRRSVISDHRILALEGNRVRIRIKNRDTVSFETRTLDGVEFVRRFLLHALPDRFHRIRYRGFLHARGKPRLLWLQLLLDAKLQPPPESTPVHGREIACPRCGGPMRKIKKMPRAPPAHRNEHFFHAVAA